Proteins from a single region of Primulina eburnea isolate SZY01 unplaced genomic scaffold, ASM2296580v1 ctg630_ERROPOS838552, whole genome shotgun sequence:
- the LOC140821558 gene encoding cytokinin riboside 5'-monophosphate phosphoribohydrolase LOG3-like, with product MSTSTVSKIKNICVFCGSSAGKDSIYEEVAEKLGIALAKNKIHLVYGGGEVGLMGKVAKAAHAGGSEVLGIIPITLANLTGPTIGEEMKVDNMYERITQMIEHSDAFIALPGGFGTLEEIFHTVCWAQLNIPNKPIGLLNVNNYYDKLLSFLDDVVEQGFISLASRRMLVSATSEDYKKN from the exons ATGTCAACGTCCACGGTAAGTAAaatcaaaaatatttgtgtattttgtggatcTAGTGCAGGAAAAGATTCAATTTATGAAGAAGTAGCAGAAAAGCTTGGAATAGCACTTGCTAAAAACAAGATTCATTTGGTGTATGGTGGTGGTGAAGTTGGCCTCATGGGAAAAGTTGCAAAAGCTGCGCATGCAGGTGGAAGTGAAGTCTTAGGCATTATTCCGATTACCTTAGCCAATCTTACAGGACCAACAATAGGAGAAGAAATGAAAGTGGACAACATGTATGAAAGAattactcaaatgattgaacattCTGATGCTTTCATTGCTTTACCAGGAGGTTTCGGTACtttggaagaaatatttcatACTGTTTGTTgggcacaattaaatatcccCAATAAGCCAATTGGTTTGTTAAATGTTAACAATTATTATGATAAATTGTTATCGTTTCTTGATGATGTTGTGGAACAGGGATTTATTTCATTAGCTTCGCGAAGGATGTTAGTTTCTGCTACAAGTGAAG actacaagaaaaattag